A window of Armatimonadota bacterium contains these coding sequences:
- a CDS encoding arylsulfatase, with protein sequence MPQPLTGWKPVLRSCGLGLGKISPVRSVWAVLVSFLASLCVAQKPNVVVILADDLGYGDIRAYNAASKIPTPNLDRLAEEGLRFTDAHSPSAVCTPTRYGLLTGRYAWRTRLKSWVLNGSSRSLIDPGTPTIASRLQAAGYRTAVVGKWHLGLGTTQPADYSARFDQGPHTVGFDESYIIPASLDMPPYGYVVDGLMQEQPTAETPGDTMRRNGGGGFWRKGAMSPSFDFYRVLPNVADQAVELIERQGDDPFFLYMPLPAPHTPWMPIERFRGKSGAGWYGDFVVQVDYTVGQVVQALRSAGKLDDTLLIFTSDNGAHWLPRDIEQFGHRANADWRGQKADIHEAGHRIPFIMRWPGRIEEGGRFDGLVGLNDLYATIAEAVGLQLSDEEAPDSRSFLRAAMGETGARIRRQLVHHSADGMFALRVGHWKYIEGLGSGGFTQPARIEPKPGGPQGQLYDLATDPGETNNLWLERPELLESMARLLNSIKKNESPHTIDPRPSKKANGAIAREPPSPALNLS encoded by the coding sequence ATGCCCCAGCCACTCACGGGCTGGAAGCCCGTGCTACGAAGCTGCGGCCTCGGGCTCGGTAAGATCAGTCCTGTGCGATCAGTTTGGGCCGTTCTGGTTTCCTTTTTGGCGTCTCTCTGTGTGGCGCAGAAGCCGAACGTCGTCGTGATTCTCGCCGACGACCTCGGCTACGGCGACATCCGCGCTTACAACGCGGCGAGCAAAATCCCGACGCCGAACCTCGACCGCCTCGCGGAAGAGGGGCTGCGATTCACCGACGCGCACTCGCCCTCGGCAGTGTGCACGCCGACGCGCTACGGGCTGCTGACCGGGCGGTACGCGTGGCGAACGCGGCTGAAGAGCTGGGTGCTGAACGGGTCCAGCCGCTCTCTGATCGATCCGGGTACGCCGACGATCGCCAGCCGCCTTCAGGCCGCTGGTTATCGCACGGCGGTCGTCGGCAAGTGGCACCTCGGCCTCGGCACGACCCAGCCCGCCGACTACTCTGCGCGGTTCGACCAAGGTCCACACACGGTCGGATTCGATGAATCTTACATAATCCCCGCGTCGCTCGACATGCCGCCTTACGGATACGTCGTCGACGGACTGATGCAAGAGCAGCCGACCGCCGAAACGCCCGGCGACACGATGCGCCGCAACGGCGGCGGGGGATTCTGGCGCAAAGGCGCGATGTCGCCTTCGTTCGACTTTTATCGGGTGCTGCCGAACGTCGCGGATCAAGCGGTCGAGCTCATCGAGCGGCAAGGTGACGATCCTTTCTTCTTATACATGCCTCTGCCCGCGCCGCACACGCCTTGGATGCCGATCGAGCGGTTTCGCGGCAAGAGCGGCGCCGGTTGGTACGGAGATTTCGTCGTCCAAGTCGACTACACGGTCGGACAAGTCGTGCAGGCTTTGCGCTCTGCGGGGAAACTCGACGACACGCTGCTGATCTTTACGAGCGACAACGGCGCGCACTGGCTTCCGCGCGATATTGAACAGTTCGGCCACCGCGCGAACGCGGATTGGCGCGGGCAGAAGGCGGACATCCACGAAGCCGGTCACCGCATCCCGTTCATCATGCGCTGGCCAGGTCGAATCGAAGAGGGCGGACGGTTCGACGGGCTCGTCGGACTGAACGACCTGTATGCGACGATCGCCGAGGCAGTCGGGCTGCAGCTGTCGGACGAAGAAGCGCCGGACAGCCGTTCCTTCCTGCGCGCCGCGATGGGCGAGACGGGCGCGCGCATCCGCAGACAGCTCGTGCACCACAGCGCAGACGGAATGTTCGCGCTACGAGTCGGGCATTGGAAGTACATCGAAGGCCTCGGCTCAGGAGGATTCACTCAACCCGCGCGCATCGAGCCAAAGCCCGGCGGACCACAGGGCCAGCTTTACGATCTAGCGACCGATCCCGGCGAGACGAACAACCTCTGGCTAGAGCGGCCCGAGTTGCTTGAGAGCATGGCCCGGCTTCTGAATTCGATCAAGAAAAATGAGTCACCGCACACCATTGACCCTCGACCCTCAAAGAAGGCAAACGGCGCGATAGCCCGTGAGCCACCGAGCCCCGCCCTGAATCTCTCGTGA
- a CDS encoding HEAT repeat domain-containing protein has product MRMFVGAVLALSLTACAMAQEEATIDRLAEQARGAEGKQQVELLSQLASKGKPALASLLALMAEDERALANGAMQHAIKIKDSRVLPALLRRLEGASPDGKSTVLLAIGNHQNPKALKKLLPYLKSPSRTIRVAAAYALGRIGDPSANSALDVLAADPDHSVRWQAKKSREWIKSMVAKYPDRLKGESWWDD; this is encoded by the coding sequence ATGAGAATGTTCGTCGGAGCAGTGCTTGCGTTATCGCTCACCGCGTGCGCGATGGCGCAAGAGGAAGCGACTATTGATCGCCTCGCCGAACAGGCAAGGGGAGCCGAAGGCAAGCAGCAGGTCGAGCTATTGAGCCAGCTCGCGTCGAAAGGCAAGCCAGCCCTTGCGTCGCTGCTCGCGCTCATGGCGGAAGATGAAAGGGCTCTGGCGAACGGCGCGATGCAGCACGCGATCAAGATCAAGGATTCGCGCGTGCTGCCTGCCCTCTTGCGAAGGCTCGAAGGTGCGAGTCCTGACGGAAAGTCTACGGTTCTTCTAGCGATCGGCAACCACCAGAATCCTAAAGCCCTAAAAAAACTGCTGCCGTATTTGAAGAGCCCGTCGCGTACGATCCGCGTCGCGGCTGCGTATGCGCTCGGCAGGATAGGGGATCCATCTGCGAACTCTGCGCTTGACGTCCTCGCCGCCGACCCAGACCACAGTGTCCGCTGGCAGGCGAAGAAGTCTCGCGAGTGGATCAAGTCGATGGTCGCGAAGTATCCTGACCGCCTCAAAGGCGAGAGCTGGTGGGACGACTAG
- a CDS encoding M48 family metallopeptidase has translation MSRTFDQQIKANKRLSLFYCFLVIVVLAGLGGAVLLYYSPENWLIGMAGAAVLGLIVAIVAWTSGSDIVLKLAKARTATALELQVVENVTEEMAIAAGIPPPKVYIIDDPSPNAFATGRRPERAYVVVTTGLIEILNREELQGVVAHEVAHIRNNDIKLMTTLAIVAGLVPLISHMFLRSMWYGGGRRSRDSGGGVLMIIGIALAILAPLFAMLLKLAVSRKREFMADATAVELTRNPDGLVSALTKLSKPKTKLKVATRATEHMYIINPLKPLQRRRSWFSTHPTLEARVIALKGMAGLSYERQQAMEAAAAQQESAD, from the coding sequence ATGAGCCGCACGTTCGACCAGCAGATCAAAGCGAACAAGAGGCTGAGCCTCTTCTACTGCTTTCTGGTCATCGTCGTGCTTGCCGGCCTCGGCGGCGCAGTACTGCTTTACTACTCGCCCGAGAACTGGCTGATCGGCATGGCGGGCGCTGCCGTACTCGGTCTCATCGTCGCGATCGTCGCCTGGACGTCCGGTTCTGACATCGTGCTGAAACTGGCAAAGGCGCGAACGGCCACCGCGCTCGAACTGCAAGTGGTCGAGAACGTCACCGAGGAGATGGCGATCGCCGCGGGCATCCCTCCTCCGAAGGTGTACATCATCGACGACCCATCGCCGAACGCCTTCGCCACAGGCCGCAGGCCAGAACGGGCTTACGTCGTCGTCACCACGGGGCTGATCGAAATCCTCAACCGCGAAGAGCTGCAGGGCGTGGTCGCGCACGAGGTCGCGCACATCCGCAACAACGACATCAAGCTGATGACGACGCTCGCGATCGTCGCAGGTTTGGTGCCGTTGATCTCGCACATGTTCCTTCGTTCGATGTGGTACGGCGGGGGACGTCGCAGCCGCGACTCGGGCGGCGGCGTCCTCATGATCATCGGCATCGCGTTGGCGATCCTTGCTCCGCTGTTCGCCATGCTGCTCAAACTTGCGGTCAGTCGCAAGCGCGAGTTCATGGCCGACGCGACCGCCGTCGAACTGACTAGAAACCCGGACGGTCTAGTCAGCGCTCTGACGAAACTTTCAAAGCCCAAGACGAAGTTGAAAGTCGCCACTCGCGCGACCGAGCACATGTACATCATCAATCCGCTCAAGCCGCTCCAGCGGAGGCGCAGCTGGTTCAGCACCCACCCGACGCTCGAAGCACGGGTCATCGCACTGAAGGGCATGGCCGGTCTGTCGTACGAGCGGCAGCAGGCTATGGAAGCAGCGGCCGCACAACAGGAATCAGCGGACTAA
- a CDS encoding sensor domain-containing diguanylate cyclase, with translation MKGRHTLRVQTQAQPDVQPIVSEYEFLVEQMRQGVWRLDATGLIIEVNRHMARWLGGKPTDIVGRNVADFLAHDVDMIRDEMFETEFRTIDGISRVGVVSSRALRHEGGMLLGALQVVTDVTSNRAMQSRLVSEIQKMARLAGEDPLTGLPNRRAFDLVLQDSVASAAREPFGLLMLDLNDFKPINDQYGHQVGDVALTTFAKKLEYLLRDTDFVARIGGDEFAIIFSNAEKPACEQAVIRLDEGLRFDFEHLGGKTAMSCAIGMAHSSDGAEMIVERADAEMYSRKRKLGV, from the coding sequence ATGAAGGGCCGTCACACTCTTCGCGTTCAGACTCAGGCACAACCTGACGTCCAGCCGATCGTATCCGAGTACGAGTTCCTGGTCGAACAGATGCGGCAGGGCGTCTGGCGCCTGGATGCCACGGGCCTGATCATCGAAGTGAACAGGCACATGGCGCGGTGGCTAGGAGGAAAGCCGACGGACATCGTCGGACGAAACGTCGCCGATTTCCTCGCGCACGACGTGGACATGATCCGCGACGAGATGTTCGAGACGGAGTTCAGGACCATCGACGGAATCAGCCGCGTCGGCGTCGTCTCCAGCCGCGCGCTGCGGCACGAGGGCGGCATGCTCCTGGGCGCGTTGCAGGTCGTGACGGACGTCACCTCAAACCGTGCGATGCAGTCGCGCCTCGTCAGCGAGATCCAAAAGATGGCACGCCTGGCAGGCGAAGATCCGCTCACCGGTCTTCCGAACCGACGCGCTTTCGACCTCGTCTTGCAAGACAGCGTTGCGTCAGCGGCGCGCGAGCCGTTTGGTCTGCTGATGCTCGACCTGAACGACTTCAAGCCGATCAACGACCAGTACGGACATCAAGTCGGCGACGTCGCGCTCACGACGTTTGCCAAGAAACTTGAATACCTTCTTCGCGACACGGACTTCGTCGCCAGGATCGGTGGCGACGAGTTCGCGATCATCTTCAGCAACGCCGAGAAGCCAGCGTGCGAGCAGGCGGTGATTAGACTCGATGAAGGACTGCGATTCGACTTCGAGCACCTAGGCGGAAAAACTGCGATGTCGTGCGCTATCGGAATGGCTCACAGCTCGGACGGAGCGGAGATGATCGTCGAGCGCGCCGACGCCGAGATGTACTCGCGCAAGCGCAAGCTCGGCGTCTGA
- a CDS encoding nitrate reductase codes for MTSEDDSRSENGWTRREFAQILAGLGVATGTAFGGWGILELVRPKGRATSWRKSVCRFCGVGCGVRLGLNNGAITEVRGDEEAHNKGVICIKGAMLGALPSLTGRALKPKIRRAGKLVEATWEEAMSLVADRFSDSIREFGPDSVAFYGSGQLYTEETYTANKLFKAGIGTNNVDGNPRLCMASAAVGYVQTFGKDEPPGALEDIDHAHCFFIIGANPYECHPSIFERIMQRKRSHPDTVLICVDPRRTSTADRCDLHLPLNPGTDLLLLNAMMHVILEDRLYDRDFIDEHVRFSDGEDTVDFQALENFLRDYRPEDISARVGLSAEVIRRTAHLFARSKGTVSLWTMGINQRVQGVHLNNTINSLHLVTGQICRPGATPLSLTGQANACGGVRDTGGLAHLLPAGRIVANEKHRHEVEELWGVPRGTISPTPGLDAVNLFRAMEDGRVRATLVMCTNPAQSLPAAGRYRKAMERCFLVVAEAFEDSETARFADVLLPAALWVEKEGVFGQTDRRYQLVEKVLDPPGEARSDLEILVDLAIRLRHGDLIKARTPESVWDEWRKFSETSAYNFKGITYDRLQKNRGLQWPCPNESHPGTVRRYLGGDDPLVSSGKKIEFYGHPDGRAVVYLRRYLESPEQVSDEFPFILTTGRVLEQWHTATITGRIPELQNAAGPARFEFNDQDAQRMDIQDGTRLEVTSRYGTVAGAAVVTGRPRKGTIFAAFYDTKLLVNIAVADNYDAVSKQPEYKITAVSVRKMGGQ; via the coding sequence ATGACAAGTGAGGACGATTCCCGAAGCGAGAACGGATGGACTCGTCGCGAGTTTGCTCAGATACTCGCTGGGCTGGGAGTAGCGACCGGGACCGCATTTGGCGGATGGGGAATCCTGGAACTCGTCCGGCCAAAAGGTAGAGCGACGTCCTGGCGAAAGTCCGTCTGCAGGTTTTGCGGAGTTGGCTGCGGCGTACGCCTTGGATTGAACAACGGTGCAATCACGGAGGTGCGCGGGGATGAGGAAGCGCACAACAAGGGTGTCATCTGCATAAAGGGCGCCATGCTCGGGGCGCTACCGAGCCTTACCGGCCGGGCTCTAAAGCCGAAGATTCGCAGAGCCGGGAAACTCGTGGAAGCGACCTGGGAGGAGGCGATGTCGCTCGTCGCAGATCGGTTTTCCGACAGCATACGGGAGTTCGGTCCAGACTCGGTCGCATTCTACGGTTCCGGTCAACTCTACACCGAGGAGACCTACACGGCGAACAAGCTGTTCAAGGCAGGGATCGGCACAAACAACGTTGACGGCAATCCGCGGCTTTGCATGGCGTCGGCGGCAGTCGGGTACGTTCAAACATTCGGAAAGGATGAGCCTCCAGGGGCGTTGGAGGACATTGACCACGCGCACTGCTTCTTTATCATCGGCGCTAATCCGTATGAGTGCCACCCGTCCATTTTCGAGCGCATTATGCAGCGCAAGCGCTCGCATCCGGACACAGTTCTCATATGTGTCGATCCACGGAGAACTTCTACCGCGGACCGATGTGATCTGCACCTGCCGCTGAATCCTGGAACAGACCTCTTGCTGCTGAACGCAATGATGCATGTTATCCTTGAGGATCGGCTGTACGACCGCGACTTCATTGATGAGCACGTTCGGTTTAGCGACGGAGAGGACACGGTTGACTTTCAAGCGCTCGAGAACTTTCTGCGGGACTACAGGCCTGAAGATATCAGTGCGCGAGTCGGCTTGTCGGCAGAGGTCATCAGGCGAACGGCCCACCTGTTCGCCCGATCGAAGGGAACGGTCTCGCTCTGGACGATGGGCATCAATCAGCGGGTTCAGGGAGTCCACCTGAATAACACGATCAATTCGCTCCACCTTGTTACAGGACAGATCTGCCGCCCGGGGGCGACTCCCTTATCGCTCACGGGGCAGGCGAATGCGTGCGGAGGCGTTAGAGATACCGGTGGTTTGGCGCACCTGCTGCCTGCCGGGAGGATCGTTGCAAACGAAAAGCACCGGCATGAGGTCGAAGAGTTGTGGGGAGTGCCCCGCGGAACGATCTCGCCGACGCCGGGCCTCGACGCTGTAAACCTCTTCCGGGCCATGGAGGACGGTCGGGTGCGCGCGACCCTCGTTATGTGCACCAATCCCGCCCAATCGCTCCCCGCTGCGGGCCGCTACAGAAAGGCGATGGAGCGGTGCTTCTTGGTCGTAGCGGAAGCGTTCGAGGACTCGGAGACAGCTCGCTTTGCCGACGTTCTTCTTCCGGCTGCTCTTTGGGTGGAAAAGGAGGGCGTGTTTGGGCAAACGGACCGTCGTTATCAGCTCGTGGAAAAAGTGCTCGATCCTCCGGGCGAAGCGCGGTCTGACCTGGAGATCCTGGTTGACTTAGCGATCCGGCTTCGTCACGGGGACCTGATCAAGGCAAGGACTCCGGAGTCCGTTTGGGACGAATGGCGGAAGTTCTCCGAGACGAGCGCGTACAACTTCAAGGGAATCACATATGATCGGTTGCAGAAGAATCGTGGCCTCCAGTGGCCTTGTCCGAACGAATCTCATCCGGGAACTGTGCGACGCTACTTGGGAGGCGATGATCCGCTGGTAAGCAGCGGAAAGAAGATCGAGTTCTACGGCCATCCCGACGGACGGGCGGTAGTTTACTTGCGGCGATATTTGGAATCTCCGGAGCAGGTCAGCGACGAGTTTCCGTTCATACTAACGACAGGGCGCGTTCTCGAGCAGTGGCATACGGCCACCATTACCGGCCGCATTCCCGAACTTCAGAACGCCGCCGGTCCTGCTCGCTTCGAGTTCAACGACCAGGATGCTCAACGTATGGATATTCAGGATGGCACTCGGCTCGAGGTCACGAGCCGGTACGGAACCGTGGCAGGGGCCGCCGTAGTGACCGGTCGCCCTCGAAAGGGAACTATTTTCGCCGCGTTCTATGACACCAAGCTGCTGGTGAACATCGCCGTGGCGGATAACTACGACGCCGTTTCCAAGCAGCCTGAGTACAAGATCACCGCAGTGTCAGTGCGGAAGATGGGAGGTCAATAG
- a CDS encoding NapC/NirT family cytochrome c has translation MRRDSLSRDKMVNLRIARISGLTFNKMLAFLTLIVFSGLSVSIANYHVVSGVKEVRSCNSCHVMRPMVNDMFDPSSQTLAARHFSNKWIPRQQCYTCHTDYGLSGNLKAKMDGYRHLARYTTGTFTEPIASPSAYNNDNCMQCHSGTRKFEVVSNHIAIRKPLSDSSVSCLNCHGSAHPTRAQRTPGHPDYSDLMKRRD, from the coding sequence GTGAGACGTGATTCTCTCTCTCGCGACAAGATGGTGAACTTGCGCATAGCGAGGATTTCGGGGCTGACGTTCAACAAGATGTTGGCTTTCCTAACGCTCATTGTATTTTCTGGCTTGTCCGTGTCGATCGCCAACTATCACGTAGTCAGCGGAGTCAAGGAGGTGCGTTCTTGCAACTCGTGCCACGTAATGCGTCCAATGGTAAACGATATGTTTGACCCGTCGAGCCAAACGCTCGCCGCACGCCACTTCTCGAACAAGTGGATCCCACGGCAACAGTGCTATACGTGCCACACCGACTACGGACTCTCCGGGAATCTCAAGGCGAAGATGGACGGATACAGACACCTGGCTCGTTACACGACGGGCACATTCACAGAGCCGATCGCATCACCGTCTGCTTATAACAACGACAACTGCATGCAATGTCATTCCGGTACGCGAAAGTTCGAGGTGGTCTCCAACCACATTGCAATTCGCAAGCCGCTTTCGGATAGTTCGGTCAGTTGTCTCAACTGCCACGGAAGCGCGCATCCTACGCGCGCTCAGCGCACACCGGGGCATCCCGACTACAGCGACCTGATGAAACGGAGGGACTGA